The Bradyrhizobium betae genomic interval TGCGCAGCAGATCCTCGCGGTTGGTCTGCTGAGGCAATAGGACGGGATTGAGATACATCGCCCGCGCCTTCAGAGCTTCATGTAGATGGTTGTCAGCATCGTGGGCTGAACGACAGAAAATGGCGCGCTGGCGCCACCTTGTGGCGCGAACGTGTAGGCGATCGAGTTTGATACGATCCAGGCGCTGCCCGCGCCGACTGACGTGCCGGCCGTGTTGCCAATAGCGAGGAAATTGCCCTGATCGGTACCGGCCGAGTTTTGTGTCTTCAGATTTGCAGTTAACGTCAGAACAGGCGGCGAACTGAAGGACGGCGTGTACGGCGGCAGGTTCGTCGTCGCCAACGTATTGCGTGCGGCACCAAGCACGCTGCCGAGCGTCGTCGAATTACCAGACGTAAACGTGACGCCGGAGAAGAGCGCGCGATCACTATTGCCCATGTCGCCAAGGCCGGCGATGAGCGTATTGCGTCCATCAGGCAGTGTCAGCGTCTTGCTGGCATTGTAGTCGTTGAGGCAATTGCCGCTCCGCCCGCCCGAGATCGGAAGATTGAGATCGGCGCCGCAGAGATAAACGAACAGCGCCTGTGTGTCGGAATTGGCGCGCTCGGTCGCGCCGCTCGACACATTCCCGATCGAAAGCCCGTTGAGGCGCACAAAGCCGGAGAGCGGCCCGGTGCCCCAGCGCATCTTCATGTCGCCGGTCGCATAAAGCGCGGTCGGGTCGACCGTGCCCCCGCCCCCGCCCCCGCCCGAGGACGGCCCGAGCACCTGCATGGTGGTGTCCACGATCGGATTGCCTGCGGCGTTCGTCAGGCGGACGTGGATCAAACCATCGGCGATCCAGAACAGCGGCAGCCGGCCGGACTGATCGCAGGACAGCGGGTTGGACATCGCCTGCGTCAGCGAGAAATCCGAATAGACGTTCTGCTTGGTCGCGACCGTGCCGGCCCGGTAGAACGTCGCCTGGCAGTTCGATGCCACGCTGCCGTCGGTATCGAGCTGGATTGCGAGCGCCAGCGGAATCGTGCCGGCGGCATGGGCGGACGGCACTGATAGGGTGATTCCCAGAAGTGCCAAAATCGATATATTCTTGAGGTATTTCAAAAACATGGGTTGATGCTCTCCACACGTGCGGTTGCCGGATTGCGGCGACGCAGATAGGTTTTGGCCATGACACAATTCCGAAAGCAGCTTGAGATCGAGGCGGCATGGGACGTTCGGGTCGCCGCGATCGGCCTTGTCGTGTTCTTCACCTGCATGGCCTTGCTGCCGAAGAGCTGGTTCTGGTTCTACTTCGTGCCGCTCGCCGCGCTCTGGTTTCGCTACCTGTGGGTCCGCAACAGACGCGATGAAGCGCTACTCGCCGCCGACGCGGTCAGCGACCCCGGGCTCGGCACCCCGCGCTGCTATCGCAGCGATCTTGGCATCTGCATTACGGATGGACGCGAGCATATTCTTGTTGCCCGCAATCAGCCTGATGCCCTTCTGAAGCTTGGTGACGTCGGAGGACGCAAGAAGCTTGGCAACCTCCTTGGCGACACGCTCGTCGATCACCCGATGCCCCCGCGCCGCGCCGTAGACAAGCGCCGCCTTTAGCATCGCCTGAGGATCTCCCTCGTAGCTCTGATATCCGCCGACGCCGCCAGCGAGGCCGAGCTCGACCAGTTGGCGCGCTGTGGTCGAATTGCCCTGAATCGCAGGGCGCGCCAGATCCATGATGCCTTCCACACGAAGCCGCGCCTCGACCTCCTTAGCGCGCTGCGGGCCGAGCGCAACATACATCTCTTCGCGCGCGGCACCCGAGTTCATGATCTTGTTGAGCACTGTGCGGCGATCGCCGGTCTTCTCGATGGTCTGCACGAGGCGCGAGACGTAGCCGTCCTGAAACAGTTGGCGCTCATCGGCCGACATTTTCGCAAGCGCCTTTCGTGCTTCCGGCAGGCCGAAGCGATCGCTGGCGCCGACGAAGTTCTGCCCAGCCTCGATGGCGTCGCCGGCGCCGAAGAATTTTGCAGCTCCCGCGCGCGCCGTGGCGTAGCTCGGCACCACGTCGTCGAGATGCTCTCGCAGGATCCTCGCCCAGTCGCGCGCTTCGGGCGTACCCGTTTTGTCGAGGTTCCGCTTGACGATGTCCCAGAACTGGAGGTTCGGCTCTATTTTCGAGCCGTCCGGATTGGCCTTGAGCTTGAGCCGTCCGGTCTCATCGAACTGGAACGGGTTCTTTGGCGGCGTGAAGCCGAGCTTGGCCGCATCGTTCTTCGCCGACACCATCGCCTTGCGGATCGCATCCTGCACCACGGGCGCCTGGCTGACCTGCTCCAGCGTCTCGGTAAAGCGCATGTTCGCGCCTTCCGAATAGGCCTTGGCGTAGTTCGGCCGATTGACGGTGCGCGCGATCTTGTCGAGTGCATCCTGCTGCGCATCCGCATTTGGAAAATGGAACGTGTTGCGCAGCCAGTCCGCGAGCCGCGGCGATTGCGTCTCAAAGCGATCGTCGATCGTGCGATTGAGCGTCGCACGCGCCTCAGGCGAGGTGTTGGCCGCGCTACGCGCCAATGCTCGCGTCGTCTCTCCGCCCGCGTCGATCAAGGCCGCCGGCTGGCCGGACGCAGAGGCGTCCGTCATCTCTTGAAGCGTCAGGCCGCGGTCCTGATTGCGAATGTCGCGGTCGATCGCGGTTGCAACGCGGCGCTCGGCTTCTTCGCCGGGTTTCGTAAAGCCGCGCACCAAATTGCGCACGGGCTCCACGACCTTGGCGTTGACGACGCGGCCGACACCAGGCGCGAGGCCTCCGATCGCGCCGCCGATCCCACCCGCCGTCAACGGGTTCTCGTCGCGCACGGCCGCATCGGCGCCGCTGACCACGGCATTGCTGGCCGCACCCCGCGCCATCAGCTGCGGCATCGTCCGCCCGGTCAGTCCCAACAGCCGTGCGCCCGTTGCGGTCCCCGCCGCAACGCCCGTTGCGGCAACACCCCCTGCAATTTCCGCAGCGGTATCCGCAACCGGATGCTCCTGCGCAAAGCCCTTGTCCTTGCCCTCCTGGATATCGAGCGCATGCTGATAGCGATCACCGAAACTCTTTTCCGGCAGCTTCTCGAAGCTGTCCGGGAGCAGCGGATCGACCACGGGCGCAAGCGCCGCGTTGGTTGCGGCGTTGAGCTTGTTGAGCGCGCCGCCGACGATCGGAATGCCGCGCGCTGCCGCGCGCGTCAGACCCTCAACCATGCCGGGCGCGGGTTTGCTCGTCTCCATATGCGCCTTCAGCGCCTCGGTCGCATCCGCCATGCTGCCGGCCTGCACCTTGAACTTGCGCCCGTCCTGCTCAATCTGGAAGGTCGGCATGCCCTACTCCGTAATTTCCTGAATCCGGGCCTTCTTGCCGTTCGGCGCCGTGACGACGGTCCAGCCGTCCTTGCTGACCGTTGGTGCTGGCTTCTCGCCTTCCGCCCCACCCCCGCCCAGGGCCTTGAGCGTCCCGGGCAGCAGCATGGAGCCGAAGTTCTTCAGGCCCGTCGAAGTCTCATACTGCTTCTGCAAGCCGTGCAGCTGGCCCAGCGCGAGCTTCTTGTACTTCTCGACGAGCTCGGCAAGCTGCGCCGGGCTGGAGGCACGGTCGAGGTCCTTCTTGACCTCCTCGCGATCTGCGAGCGCGCCGGCCGAGCCGACCACGGCTTTCACGATTTCGTCGCCGACCAGCGCCTTGACGCCGTCGAAATTGGTCGGCGCCGTGCTGCCCGTGTTCGCAGCCCAATTCTGCTTGAAGCGGTTGAGCATGCGGTTGTCGCCGTTCTTCAGCGCAGCCGCAGCGTCGGTCAGCGTATCGAGATGGTCGACCAGCACGTTGAAGGAGCGAATGGTGTTGCCCTGCGGACCCGAGGTGAAGCGCTGGATGGCGACCTGCTGGGCCTTGAACTGCTGCCACTTCTGCGGCAGCGATCCCATATCGATCCCGCGCTGATTGGCGATCTCGGCTGCATGGTTTTGAATGGCGCTCATGGTGGCCGCACCTTGGACACCACGGCCCATGTTCGGCGGCAACTGCCCCGATTCAAGATAGCGCTCCGCCGCCGCGTTGATCGCGTCTGGAGACAGCGTCGGTTGGTTGCCTTGATAAATCGGCTGCGCGGTACGCGGATCAAGCAACGTCTCTCCGGGCCGCATGGGGACCGGCTGAATCGATTTCTCAATCCGGCTCGCCCAATCACTGAGGGCCTCAGCATCCGCCTTTGCGCCCGGGCCAGGCTGACGCGAAACCCGCGCGGCCTCCTGCTTCAGCGCCAGGATGGCCGCCTGCGGATCCGTAAAGCCCTTGGGCAACGGCACTTGCGGCACGATCGGCTGGCCTTGCGGCTGGGGCGGAGCTTGCGGCATAGGCTGCGCGACGGGCCCCTGCGGCTGCGCGGTCACGGGTGCAGCCGGTTGCGCGGAGGGTGCGCCATTTGGCGCACCCTGCGGCTTCTGCTGCGGCGCCGGCTGTGCCGCAGGCGTGCCGGCATTGGCCGACGGCGGCAGCGCACCGAATGCGCCGGCAACACGCTGGGACGGCGTTGCATCTGCGTCCTGCCCTGCCTCAGCCAGCGACGGTCGCGACAGAGGCGCCGCCGAAGCGGCGCCGCCCCCGGTCGGCGCGATGTTGTTGCGCTTTAGGTACGCTGCGAGCCTGTCCCTGACCTGCGCCGCCTGCCCAGGCGTCAACGCGCCGTTAGCGTCTGCGCCAACGGAGCTTGCGATATTACCTGCAACGACGCCGATCTTTGGATTGCCATCACCGAGCGCATCGGTCACCTGCGAAATGACCGAGCCTGCGGCATCGCCACCCCTTGCGCTAGGTGCGGCAACAGATGCTTGCGAGGACACGGCAGGAGCCTGCTGCGGGCCGCCCGTCAGCATTGGCGACTGAGGCGCGTTCATCGCCTGCTTTTGAAGCACCTGAGGCTGCAACTGCGTCATGCCGTCAAGCACGCCGAACCGGGCAAAGAGCGCCTGCGCCTTTACGGGATCATAGTTGCCCTTGGAATCCAGAGCGCCACCCGACTGGAATGCTTCCGCGAGTTGCTGCTGCCGCTGACCAGCTGCAATCCGCTGCTGGTTGAGCTGCAACTGCTGATCATTCGTGTCCCGCTTCTGGCGATTGAACTGACCCTCATAGTAGGCGTTCGGCAGGCCCGCCACCTGCGCGAAGATGTCCGGCGTCGGCGCGCCGTAATCGCGCGTGCTCGGAACGGCGACGGTCTGTTCGAACATTGCCATGGATCAGGCCGCCTCGAGGAAGCGCGCGAGCGAAGCTGCACGCTCGGTCGCCTTGTCGTAGCGCACGGCCTTGAAGCCTCCGATGTCGATCACGGCATCCGGATTCACCTTCTCGACCTCCTGTGCCATGACGCCGATGCGCGGCACCGGATCGCCCTTGTAGTTGTAGCGGTAGACGTTGGTGCCGTCGTAGAGCTCGCCGACCGGCTCGATGAACTCCTTCAGGCGCTCGTCCGAGAAGATCGACAGAGCGGCCGTACCAAGGCCCGACAGCGCGTTCCACTGGTTCTGGTTGGCCTGGTTCTGCGCCAGCGTCGCATTGGCGTTGGCATTGCCGATGCCGGTCGCGGCCGTGTAGTCGAGATTGGCGAGCGAGTTGTACTGGCTCGCGGTCGCGTTGCCCAAACCAGTGTTGACGCCCGCGATGCCGGTAGCGGCCGAGTTCGATGCACCAAGGAACGGCTGAAGGTTGTTGACGGCGTTCTGATAGGTCGTGCTCGCCAAACCCTGATTGTAGTTGGAGAGGTCGATCAGCTGCTTGCCGGAGGCCAGCGTGCCGTTGGCTGCTGCCGCAGCATTGATCGAATTGTTGCCCTGCTGGAGCTGGAACTGGTAGCCGGGCGTCGCCTCGAGCGACTTCATCGCCGCATCGTTGCCCTGCTGGCCGTTGATGCCGAGCAGGTTCTTCAACTGGTCGACGCCCGCGCCCGCGGTTGAATAGTTGGTCAGATACGGCTGCAGCGCCTTGGTGTAATTCGTGTTGAGCGCCGAGATGCCCTGATTGATGTCGCCGGTCGCAGCGGTCTTGCCGGCATTGATGCCGCCGATCTGCTGGTTGGCCGCGTCTTCCGCGACGTTGTTCGTAAAGATATCGAAGATGGACATCAGACGACCCTCACCTGAATCAGGGATCCATTGCGGTAGAGATTTCCAACAGGAACGCCGGCAGCGGCGGCAGCAGCATCGTTTGCCGCATTGACGAGATTGCTCGGCGCGTTGCCTGCCACCATCAGCGTCACCAGGCGATCGAGCAGCACCAGATAATCCCGGAATAGTGCGGTCGGCCGTCCGTCCTTGTCGGCAATCGGAAAGCCCGGATCGAACCTCTTGTCCTTGGCGGGCAGCGTCATGGCCCGACCACCTGCGGATTGTCGCTCATGATGCCGCCCTTCAGACCGCGGTACACGGGATCAGTGATATCGAGCCGCCAGCGCACGCCATGCGGCCCCGCAAAGCCGCGGTTCTTGACACTGGCGCGCGCAAGCTCGCCGCGGGCCTGCGGCGCAAGCGACCGCAGCGATGGATTGTCGAAAGAAATTCCGCCGTCCTTGGAGCACGAAATGGCGCATTGCGGATCGATCGCCTCAGGCGGCGACGAGATGTCGGTTGCCGTGCCGCCGGAGACATAGGCGTTCTGGAACAGCACGTCAGTCAGCTCGATGTGGTTGGCATCAACCACCAAAATCGGGTGCGGCCCATTGGCTTCCGTCGTACCCGTCACGCCCGCGACGTTGACCTGATCGCCGGTATCGGCCTTCGAGGTCTGATCGACAGTCAGCCGCACCACGCCGCCCGCTCCTGACGCGGCTCCGAGCACGGTCATCACGTAGTTTCCGACCTCCTGGCCGACACCCGTCACGAAGTCGAAGTCGGCGCGTGCGATGCGCGTTGCGTTCGGAAACTCCCGCACCGGGCCTGATTCAATGCGGAACAGGAACGGATCGCCATTCTCGGTATAGCTGTCATTGTCGGGGTAGAGAAGATTGCCCGACTGCACGTCGCCGACGATCCATTTGCTGAAGGCTGGATGGCCGGCAACCATGCGCGAGCGGCCATAGACCCCGCCGTTGAGAGACCATCGCTCATGCCAGCGCTTGGTGGACAGGTTGAGTTCCCAGGTCCAGTCGGGCGACGAAATGCGCCAGAACTTCTTGCCGCCCGCAATCGTGCACCCGGCCTCGAGGATCTGCCCGGCGCGTACCGCTCTTTCGATCAGCCGATTGAGATCAGGCGGAGAGACGTCGTTGGGCGCGAGCGAGCCCGGCGACATCCATTGCACATGATAGTCCTGGCTGACCCACAGAAGCTCGGCAAAACCGACTTCGAAGCCGGCGATGGCGGACGGCTGCACAAGTCCGACATCGACGATGGTCAACCTTCCGTAGGGGAACGCGGGCGCGGCAATGGCCTGATCCTGCCAAGCCTCAAACGAGCCCGTGGTGAACAGCAGCAGCATGTTGGAAAACGGAATGCCGCGCAGAAGCTGCACGTCCGCCCGGCCCTGGACCGTGATGAAGGTCAGAGCATTCTGCGTCAGCGCATTGAGCGCGGAGGCAAAACACCGGCTATCGCCGATCGTGAAGAAGAAATAGCCGTCCTGGAAGCAAACCGAATTTGGCTGCGGCAAGCTGCCTGCGCCATTGTAGGACGTCGGCGCGCCGCCGGTCGAAAGCTTGTAGGCGCCGTTGTCGATGTCGACGGCGACGACGTCGGGATTGGCCGCAAGATTGCGCGCGATCGAGACTTGCTGGGAGCCCGGAAATGCACCGAGCACGTTGACGACACCCGCAGCATCGACCGTCGCCGCAGTATCCTTGAACACCTCGTAAGACAGGTTCTTGACCAGCAGCCCGCCCCGGTAGCCCGCCTGCGCCGTGATCGCGTGCTGCGACAGCCCGGGGCAGCCGCGCCAGATCTGCATCGACGGGCCGGTCGGACGCTGCGGCTCGCCCAAGGGCTCTGCGTAGCAATTGACGAGCCGGCCCGAACTTTCCTGCGGATTGAGGCCCGGGAAGCTCGATAGCGGGAACGGGATTTGAGCAGGCTTATTCGGCATCAGAAGGTCTGCATCCGATAGATTTCGTAGGTCGGCTTGCCGCGCGTGATGATCTTGAGCGACTTGGCGGCTGCCCCTCCACCGATCTCAGTCTGCGGCGGGCCGCCAAGACCCC includes:
- a CDS encoding tail fiber domain-containing protein; translation: MSIFDIFTNNVAEDAANQQIGGINAGKTAATGDINQGISALNTNYTKALQPYLTNYSTAGAGVDQLKNLLGINGQQGNDAAMKSLEATPGYQFQLQQGNNSINAAAAANGTLASGKQLIDLSNYNQGLASTTYQNAVNNLQPFLGASNSAATGIAGVNTGLGNATASQYNSLANLDYTAATGIGNANANATLAQNQANQNQWNALSGLGTAALSIFSDERLKEFIEPVGELYDGTNVYRYNYKGDPVPRIGVMAQEVEKVNPDAVIDIGGFKAVRYDKATERAASLARFLEAA